A DNA window from Actinomycetes bacterium contains the following coding sequences:
- a CDS encoding NAD(P)/FAD-dependent oxidoreductase: MATSGVPHILIVGGGYVGMYTALRLQRRLRAGEARVTVVDPRSYMTYQPFLPEAAAGSIQPRHVVVPLRRVLTRAEVVTGSVSAVDPQRRVATIEPLEGPAYELGYDHIVLAAGSVSRTLPIPGLAEHGTGFKTVEEAIALRNRVIESLDIAESTADEAVRRRTLTFVVVGGGYAGIEALAELEDMARYATRYYRRIMPSDLRWVLVEAADRIMPEVGPDMARYTLDQLQARGIEAHLHTRLESCVSGHVVLSDGTELDAEVLVWTAGVKPDPVVAATGFPLDDRGRVRTRADLRIEGHDEAWSAGDCAAVPDLTSPGAFCSPSAQHAVRQARQLGDNLAAVLRGEPTTDYRHAYAGSVASLGLYQGVAQVYGVKLKGFPAWFMHRTYHMSRMPTFSRKAQVVLDWTQALLFRREVVGLWSMREPTKQFHEAAGGAAERSA, encoded by the coding sequence ATGGCGACGAGCGGTGTTCCGCACATCCTGATCGTGGGCGGCGGCTACGTGGGCATGTACACGGCGTTGCGGCTGCAGCGGCGGCTGCGCGCCGGGGAGGCCCGGGTCACCGTGGTCGATCCGCGGTCGTACATGACCTACCAGCCGTTCCTGCCCGAGGCGGCGGCCGGGTCGATCCAGCCGCGGCACGTGGTGGTGCCACTGCGCCGGGTGCTGACCCGGGCCGAGGTGGTCACCGGGTCGGTGAGCGCGGTCGACCCGCAGCGCCGGGTGGCCACGATCGAGCCGCTCGAGGGGCCGGCCTACGAGCTCGGCTACGACCACATCGTGCTGGCCGCCGGGTCGGTCTCGCGCACCCTGCCGATCCCCGGCCTGGCCGAGCACGGCACCGGCTTCAAGACCGTCGAGGAGGCCATCGCGCTGCGCAACCGGGTCATCGAGTCGCTGGACATCGCCGAGTCGACGGCCGACGAGGCGGTGCGCCGGCGCACCCTCACCTTCGTCGTCGTGGGCGGCGGCTACGCGGGCATCGAGGCGCTGGCCGAGCTGGAGGACATGGCCCGCTACGCCACCCGGTACTACCGGCGGATCATGCCGAGCGACCTGCGCTGGGTGCTCGTCGAGGCGGCCGACCGGATCATGCCCGAGGTAGGCCCGGACATGGCCCGGTACACCCTCGACCAGCTGCAGGCCCGCGGCATCGAGGCCCACCTGCACACCCGGCTGGAGTCGTGCGTCAGCGGCCACGTCGTGCTGTCCGACGGCACCGAGCTGGACGCCGAGGTGCTGGTGTGGACGGCCGGGGTGAAGCCCGACCCGGTCGTGGCGGCCACCGGGTTCCCGCTGGACGACCGCGGCCGGGTCCGCACCCGGGCCGACCTGCGCATCGAAGGCCACGACGAGGCGTGGAGCGCGGGCGACTGCGCCGCAGTCCCCGACCTGACCAGCCCCGGGGCGTTCTGCTCGCCGTCCGCCCAGCACGCCGTCCGGCAGGCGAGACAGCTGGGCGACAACCTGGCCGCCGTGCTGCGCGGCGAGCCGACCACGGACTACCGGCACGCGTACGCGGGGTCGGTGGCCTCGCTCGGGCTGTACCAGGGGGTGGCCCAGGTCTACGGGGTCAAGCTCAAGGGGTTCCCGGCCTGGTTCATGCACCGGACCTACCACATGAGCCGGATGCCGACGTTCTCCCGCAAGGCCCAGGTGGTGCTCGACTGGACGCAGGCGCTGCTGTTCCGCCGCGAGGTGGTCGGCCTGTGGTCGATGCGCGAGCCGACCAAGCAGTTCCACGAGGCGGCCGGCGGGGCCGCCGAGCGCAGCGCGTAA
- a CDS encoding ACT domain-containing protein has translation MALLAVTVLGHDRPGIIADVTGALAGLGGNLEDSSMTRLRGHFAMTLVVRADAAPDAVEGLLAPLLADLVVSVRVLSDEPEPAPSGQGYVLSVHGGDRPGIVSTVTRLLASLGGNVTDLTTRLVGDLYVMTAEVELPVEVDVAALQSQLADVARGLGVEATLHPLEPDVL, from the coding sequence ATGGCGCTGCTCGCGGTCACCGTCCTCGGCCACGACCGACCCGGGATCATCGCGGACGTCACCGGGGCGCTGGCCGGCCTCGGCGGCAACCTCGAGGACTCCTCGATGACCCGGCTGCGCGGGCACTTCGCGATGACCCTGGTGGTCCGCGCCGACGCCGCGCCGGACGCCGTCGAGGGCCTGCTCGCCCCGCTGCTCGCCGACCTCGTCGTCTCGGTGCGGGTGCTGTCGGACGAGCCGGAGCCGGCGCCGTCCGGGCAGGGCTACGTGCTGTCGGTGCACGGTGGCGACCGGCCGGGGATCGTCTCCACCGTCACCCGGCTGCTCGCCTCGCTCGGCGGGAACGTCACCGACCTGACCACGAGGCTGGTCGGGGACCTGTACGTGATGACCGCCGAGGTGGAGCTGCCGGTCGAGGTGGACGTGGCCGCGCTGCAGTCCCAGCTGGCCGACGTGGCCCGCGGGCTCGGTGTGGAGGCCACCCTGCACCCGCTGGAGCCCGACGTCCTGTGA
- the def gene encoding peptide deformylase yields MSPLLPELPDGRVRPVVHAPYPVLAARCLEVDPTDPDVVQLAADLLATQRVSPGCVGLAANQLGVSARVFSLDVSAHPKTHTTHGAFVLVNPRLVAASRNEKGREGCLSVPDLTGDVKRATRVTVAGLLPLTGEPVEVTTDAFEARALQHELDHLDGLLFLDRVAGAHAVFARQVYL; encoded by the coding sequence GTGAGCCCGCTGCTGCCCGAGCTGCCGGATGGGCGGGTCCGACCGGTGGTGCACGCCCCCTACCCGGTGCTGGCCGCCCGCTGCCTCGAGGTGGACCCCACCGACCCGGACGTCGTCCAGCTCGCGGCCGACCTGCTGGCCACCCAGCGGGTCTCGCCCGGCTGCGTCGGACTGGCCGCGAACCAGCTGGGGGTGAGCGCGCGGGTGTTCTCCCTCGACGTGTCGGCGCACCCCAAGACGCACACGACGCACGGCGCGTTCGTGCTGGTCAACCCGCGGCTGGTCGCCGCGTCGCGCAACGAGAAGGGCCGCGAGGGCTGCCTGTCGGTACCCGACCTCACCGGGGACGTGAAGCGGGCCACCCGGGTGACCGTCGCAGGCCTGCTGCCGCTCACCGGCGAGCCGGTCGAGGTCACCACCGACGCGTTCGAGGCCCGCGCCCTGCAGCACGAGCTGGACCACCTGGACGGGCTGCTGTTCCTCGACCGGGTGGCCGGCGCGCACGCCGTGTTCGCCCGGCAGGTGTACCTGTAG
- a CDS encoding Bax inhibitor-1/YccA family protein, which produces MESRNPVLNREFGRDGTAYTASVDAATLQEMYDRPVTTGRTMSIDDVVVKTGALFALLVLAAVVGWNLVATAPALMWGSLIVAFGIGMVVSFKRTTNPALIMAYSVAEGFFLGGISQWYNAAYNGIVLQAVIGTFTAFAVMLVLYKSGRLRATPRFTKMMTIAMFSYLGIAVVSLFSAFFGVGGGWGFYGVGGIGILLCAAGVALAAFTLVLDFDAIEKGVAAGLPEKESWRAGFGLVVSLVWLYLELLRLLAILQGRN; this is translated from the coding sequence ATGGAGAGCAGGAACCCGGTTCTCAACCGCGAGTTCGGGCGGGACGGGACCGCGTACACCGCGAGCGTGGATGCGGCCACGTTGCAGGAGATGTACGACCGGCCGGTCACTACCGGCCGCACGATGAGCATCGACGACGTCGTCGTCAAGACCGGCGCGCTGTTCGCGCTGCTGGTCCTGGCCGCGGTCGTCGGCTGGAACCTCGTCGCCACGGCACCGGCCCTGATGTGGGGCAGCCTGATCGTGGCGTTCGGGATCGGGATGGTCGTCTCGTTCAAGCGGACGACGAACCCGGCGCTGATCATGGCCTACTCGGTGGCCGAGGGCTTCTTCCTCGGCGGGATCAGCCAGTGGTACAACGCCGCCTACAACGGCATCGTGCTGCAGGCGGTCATCGGCACGTTCACGGCCTTCGCCGTGATGCTCGTGCTGTACAAGAGCGGCCGGCTGCGGGCCACCCCCCGGTTCACCAAGATGATGACGATCGCGATGTTCTCCTACCTGGGGATCGCGGTCGTCAGCCTGTTCTCGGCGTTCTTCGGGGTCGGCGGCGGCTGGGGCTTCTACGGCGTCGGGGGCATCGGCATCCTGCTGTGCGCCGCGGGCGTGGCGCTGGCCGCGTTCACCCTGGTGCTGGACTTCGACGCGATCGAGAAGGGCGTTGCGGCCGGGCTGCCGGAGAAGGAGTCCTGGCGGGCCGGCTTCGGCCTGGTGGTCAGCCTGGTCTGGCTGTACCTGGAGCTGCTGCGGCTGCTGGCGATCCTGCAGGGCCGCAACTAG